The Thermonema lapsum genome window below encodes:
- a CDS encoding PorP/SprF family type IX secretion system membrane protein yields the protein MKKTFYLYCLLLLCCCVDMSQAQQSPQFTQYILNPLFYNPAVAGMPADRLQIALTHRSQWVGYENSFDDGGAPTTQLLTASMPLPAGFGAGLHVVNDQLGPVQNMEIQLSAAKRFNMSAGTLSVGVRGGAYMQKINYNLYRPKDGGDPILIGLQGQEAQWSPDVSLGVAWQTSRLFLSLSATHLVPFDLNFGIDALKNTLSRNVYLLASYKYPLTYRWEWEPMLLARTDLNTYSVEGGMMFYFDERYWGGVSYRQGDAVGLLLGTFLTSDKQWSVGYAFDYTLSSVQAKSATSHEFTVRYALPIRLQARPPKQYTPRFYF from the coding sequence ATGAAAAAGACCTTCTACTTGTACTGCCTGCTTTTACTTTGCTGCTGCGTGGATATGAGCCAGGCTCAGCAAAGTCCGCAGTTTACACAATACATTTTAAATCCCCTTTTTTACAATCCAGCAGTGGCAGGCATGCCAGCCGACCGCTTGCAAATAGCTTTGACGCATCGCAGCCAGTGGGTAGGCTATGAAAATAGCTTTGATGACGGAGGAGCACCTACTACCCAATTGCTTACGGCTTCCATGCCCTTGCCTGCAGGCTTTGGTGCCGGTTTGCATGTAGTCAATGACCAGTTAGGACCCGTGCAAAACATGGAAATACAGCTCTCTGCTGCCAAAAGATTCAATATGTCAGCTGGCACCCTGTCTGTGGGAGTCCGTGGCGGTGCCTATATGCAAAAAATCAACTACAATCTTTATCGCCCCAAGGACGGTGGCGACCCCATTTTAATTGGGCTGCAGGGGCAGGAAGCACAGTGGAGCCCCGATGTAAGTTTGGGTGTCGCTTGGCAAACGTCGCGTCTGTTTCTGTCGCTAAGTGCCACACACCTTGTGCCTTTTGATTTGAATTTCGGTATCGACGCACTAAAAAATACCTTGTCACGTAACGTTTATTTGTTAGCTTCGTATAAGTATCCACTCACTTATCGTTGGGAATGGGAACCCATGTTGTTAGCTCGTACCGACCTGAACACCTATAGCGTAGAAGGAGGAATGATGTTTTACTTTGATGAGCGTTATTGGGGTGGGGTTTCTTACAGGCAGGGCGATGCAGTAGGGCTGTTGTTGGGTACCTTCCTTACCAGCGATAAGCAATGGAGTGTGGGGTATGCTTTCGATTACACCTTGAGCAGTGTACAAGCCAAAAGTGCTACCTCTCATGAATTTACGGTGCGTTATGCTTTGCCCATACGCTTGCAAGCAAGACCACCAAAACAATACACGCCGAGATTTTATTTCTAA